The segment AAATACAGTGCAACGTGTAGTAAAGACTGTTTACTATTCAAGACATGCAGTCTGAAAGCCAAGACACATTTTTACTTGAAGAGACAACTGGGTTTTTCTTACTTGTTGGTAAGATAACTCAAAGCATGAAGTTTTGGGAGAGCTCCTCTTTGGGTATTTCATCTGTGTCCAGAAAGATTACCAAACTTTTGCTCTTGTACATGACTGACAAATGCTTTGATAGCTGTTTATCACTACCCAATTCAAATGAGAGTTCTGCAATTATAAAAGGTGCAGTAACCAGGAAAACTGGTCCTGACTTTTGAAAATTATTGGCTAAATGCTAATTCAGATTGTTTAGCACTCGCAGAAAGAAGACCAAATTGTCTTCTGCCTAATTAAAAAGAGCACATCTGAAAAATTCAGTGCAAGTTCCTgatatttagaaagaaataacagaattaCTATATCAGCATACAGCTAAACTACATAAcacataattttaatatttttcataattactGGTGACCTTTTTTCCtgtaaattttgtttttcaggccAGTACACGGGctgatttttctcttcaagtggcagcctggagaggagccagCGGGTTCTGTTGTCCAGGATTCCAGACTGGATACAATATTTTTTGCTAAGCAGGTATGAGAAATTCAGTGATTGTTTTAGATATGTCATGACACATGGCTTTTAATAccaaaaaaaagctatttttttttgttaatacgTACACAGAAATCAATGTTTTGCAAGGTAAAATAGCTTCAACAAATTCTGAGAGTAGGAGCTGTGTATTGGCAAAGTAAATCAGTTTGATCTGTCAAGTCAGACAAAAATTGcagctgtggaagaaaaaagctCTTACTTATTTTTCAGCTCTCACACATACAGTAACTTGGTCTTCTGTGCAGTAGAAGTGACTTGGTAAATGTTCCCAGCAAGATGAGCTATTTACTTCTTTTGAAACTGTTTTCACCAACTtgttaaaagaaatttattttggtcctgtttttatttcttatttttctcaaatACTCTGAAGCTGGGGCAGTATATGTAGGATAATGCTTTTCTTTAAGGGTTTAGAAATCATTTTGGCATGCAAGTTTTAAGAATTCAAATGAAAAAGGTgaatttaaattagaaataaCAGGAAACTGGTTTAGCTGATGTAATCCAttgcattttattaaatatagaGTAGTACTGAAATTTAGTCTTAGTTAACAGACTGTTGTGTGTGTTGTTTGCAAGCAAGAAAATCAAGAGAAAGTGATCAGAATTAAAGTAGGAGTATTTAATATGGTGTTAATTACAAAACATTGATATCAAAGGGCAAATTATTATGATCTCTGTGAAGATTTGTTGCATAGTCTAGCTGTTGGCATGTTTAGGGTGGGGATGTtggggccttttttttttttttggttgggttttatCTTATTTCCCACCACAAATACAGAAGTGCTTTGAATGTAAATTTCAGGATATGAAAAAATCTCCACATGCTTCCAGTTAAAAGTatggaaatatggaaatatGGAAAACAATGCAAATAGCCATCCTGGCCACTGTGTACCTGCACTTCATTTGTGTTCCTTTTATAATTGCCTTTCTGTTTCATGCTGTTGTGTGGGTCAGCTTTTTTAATGCTGATTCTCTTCATTCTTCCCCTGCTGTAGCTCTTGAGTCCTGCCAAGCACTGCCCACTGTTTTTATGATGCAGTGATCAGCAGCAGTTTGCTAATTGTCTTTATAGTTTGATAACTCTCATAGACACTGTTTCAGGTTGTGACACTGTTAGTAGCCATGGGCTGTAGCTAAAGAGCAGCCATGAGGCAAAGAACTCAGAGAAAATCCTTGATGTAACTTTCACAAAGTAGTTATATGGTGGGAGGAAATGACTCATTGGAATCTagagagggatttttttggagggtggttttttatttgaaagtgAAGGTAAATCTTCCTTCACTCAAGGGATTTAATCTTGCTTCCTGTGAGTGGCCGAGGTTGTCCTAGAATTGCTGTTCTTGTGAATACTGAAAAGTTTCAAAGCATTTGTCTGCTTGCTCCACTTCTTTTgccttttccctccccttccctctttCGAAGCTTGACGCTGTGTTTAAAGGCAATAGCTAAGAGGAGCTTTCTTGAGCTTTAAGATGAGATTGCAGGATGTATATCACAAAATTTGGATAATGTTAGATTTGATAACAAGCCCCACAAAATTAAAGGCTAACAATGAAAAGTCTTCTTTATTCTATAGTTTTCTTTGAAACACTCATATTTTAATGTGCTCTTAAGCTGAAGCCTCCTTTTTCATTGTTCCTTTCCTTCACCTGCTGCCTTTAAATAGGAGTGCTGGAATTACTCTTAATTTTAGCATGCAAAGCAATTTCTAGAAATGTTGACTCTTAGAATAGTACTGCCTGGTTATGCCACTTGATGACATGAAATAGATGCTTCAAAAGTCATTTGCAAAAAGTTTAGAATtagtatatttttctttttttagtgtTACCTGTCAGTCGAGTGCAGTGACtttgcaaaattaaaacattcCTTGAAGGTGTATATATGCTTGTGTTTCATATCAATTCAGTTTTACCTGGATTGAGCTATTGTGATTGAACAACTAGAAATAGGTACagagaaattattattaaaaatccacagaaagaaactgctttaaatattttggagGAATCTGTTTAAAACTAGTTTAGCTCTGGTTACTTTTATACTGAAGAAAGTTAGCCTGGGTTAGAGATCCAACTTGACAAGCAATGTTTTGAGGACTTACAGTGTTTTCTTGAGCAAGTATCTGATCTTATGATTTGCTGCTGATGAGAGCAGGTGCAGTGAACTTCTGTGAGCCAGTGAAGTTCATCCCCCAGCAGTTTTCTGTGCATAGTATCTGGGCTGGTCTCTGCTGTACTGTGAGATGGGTCTGTTCAGTGAGTCTGTACAGGACAAAACTGGTAACAGGTAAGTGAGAGAACAGGGAGTTCTTTGTGGTAGTGCTGAAGTTACTGCACTTCTCAAAACCACAGTCTGAATCCTGAGTCACCCAGGAGCACAAGCAAGATGAGCATTTGTATTGAATATTTGTATCAGGAAAGAGCAAGTCCTCCCAGCCATCATGCAACTGGGTTcatgtgtattttttatttcctctgtatGCTTTAAGCCAAATTCTGTGCTCACTTTCCAGAAGACcattttctttattacaaaAGTGACGATGTAAAATTACACTAGGTTCATTTGTAGGCTGGAATCCCAGAACAAACAGATTGGTTAGTGCAATTTTTATGACACATAAGGTTATTGATCTCTTGATCtatattttcaaaactgttATGACACTGGAGCCTGAAAAATCTCAACAcgtcttttcctctctttcctttctcgcacattttcttcttttaaatgttCCCATCTAAAGACATTTGGTACAATTGGTTTTACTGCAGGCATGTTTTCAAGTGTCTTCCTGAATCCTGTGTGAGCAAGAGGAGGCTACTGTTACTATGTAACAAGATTTGAGTAGAGGAGATAaactttgtttctgttttactttATTATGTGTTCAGtcttaaaaattgtttctttgtGGGGAACTTTATTTAGAGGTAAAAGATTACAGCTCTAAAACTGTCTAGTAAAACATATTTAAAGTTGCACTAGGAAACACAGTTTTGGTAAGAAGCTTGTGCATGCTCACATTTTCCTTATTTCCACTTCCGTAGTGATGTTGTAGTTGAAGTCCAAATTGCGACTAGATCTTGGTCCAAGTTAAATCACAATTCTGTTGGGGGGTTGAATTTTGAAGTCTGTCTTGTATGCATGCATATAAAGGGGTGTTTTTTAATGGTCACTTTTATGTGAACTCATGTTAAATTTGGCCTCCCTGTTATGCCTAGGTATGATTTGGTCCTCTAGTTGAGGCCACAGAACTCTGGATGATCTTACATACCCTTTGAGCTAGGATACGTAGGCACAATGAGGTGAGTTAAGGGTACAGTTTCAGCCTTAACTCAGAATTTCCTGATTTCTGTGTTGCTTCAGTGGGCCCTTGGTGTTGTTTTCACACGCAATGGATACATGATTACAGCTGCTCAACGTGTTCAGCTCCCTGCCACACTCTTTGGAGGAGCTGCATTctctgctgagcactgcagagGTGTCTCTGGACAAAAAGGAATACCATTGTTGCAGACCTGAAACTACTGGTTTTGAGTTTAATAAATTCTTCAGCTTTTAGTATGGAACTGTTGTTATCCTGCCTTTCTTAGATGCCatgtatgtattttattttgcattgtcATGACAGAACATTAACTTCATCAATTGGGAATACCTTCAGAAGGAGTAGCTTATAAATGATACTGTTAATAACAAAGCATTGGTCTCTGGTTATGTTCATGGCACTAATGGAAgcatgtgtatttttttttacatttctagTATTTAATtgatttcaaatttaaattacCCTTTCAGATTGGCTAACATTGAGATGGACCAGATATCTGTGTTAAAGCTAAGTTTGGGATAACAGGTAACTTACAAGGAGTGCAGCTTCAAGACATGAAACAAATCAGAAAGAGATTTTTCAGTAACTGAATATAGAAAGATTATATCTTTACTCCAACAAAAGTTAAACggaaaacaaaattatactGGGTTTCTAAACAAGAATAAACTGTGGAACTTTGTGCTAATGCTGAATTTTTCATGTTGAGCTCTGTAAAACCAACTGTTCTGTAGTGATGAGATGTTTAGTAAGTGAAGCCCAGGGATTTGCTGGTTATACTACCAATTGCAGCACAGGCTTGTCCACAGCTTTTTTGAGAAGCAAAATACATAATCCATCAGGTAGAAGATGCGAGTCAAGAATTTAAAGTGCTTCTGCCTAAAGTTGATCCAGAAGGTTGGATTTGATCCCTAGAGAAAGGTGCATGCTTAGGAAGTAATGCATCTTACTTAGAGAGCAGCCTAATCAAATAGTTCCTTGGTTTAAGCTGAGCTTCACTTAGGGATAGGTCAATCTTCTCTTGATACATTCCTGTGTATGTATGTTAcagttttctttgaaatattgtTAAATACACCTTGAACTTTTGCATACAAAATCTTCGAACTATGGGTGTCTACTTTAAGTTCAAGTCTTGCATATTGATCAATCTAATACCTCACCAAGACTTCCTGGACAGAAATACCCAAGCAAGTGTTGGTATTTCTGGACAAATACAGAAAATCCTCTTAATCCTCAAGTCCAAATAAAAATCTTTTGGGAACAACCTGCATTTATTATTATGTTACCTAAAtgcaaagaatattttctgtgaatgCTGAGGCACCCTAAGTAAGAGATGCACTGGGAATTAGAGATGGTATGCTGAAGGATTGTCTAGGCTGTGTGTGGTGCAGTGCTGGACTGGCTGTGTGCATGGATGACACTGTGTCTGTCTGACAGATAAATCCCACACTTGCCTGCATTTGGTCCTATAATCACATCACTCTGCACTCCTCACCTTGCCTGTGAGCCACCACTAGCTAGAGATTCCCTTGTTCCATCTTGGTGTTCTCCTGTGTCATCTACATCCAGGAACACACTGGATTTTTATGCACATCACCTGCATTTCCTTCTGTTCCTCTGCTACAGGACTGTTGTTGCTGCCTTTTCCTTAACTCCTGCCTCTTACTTGACTGTAGTGCTAGGATGTATTTCTagaatgtattttcattttaacagcTGGAGGCTATTGCCCTCAGATCCACATGTTTTGCATATTGTTTTCTAGCAGTCAGACTTTGTTTAGCTTGATCCCTATATACTTCATCAGACTTGTCTCATGCTGTAGTTGGACACAAAATATGCTTAAGGGCAAATATTTGATGAGCCCATTAATTCTTTGCAAAGTCtaacttctgattttattttctgtttcaagcTTCTGTATCCTGCTATTTAGCAGTTTGTGTTGATCTTGCCTCTAGTCACAAAATCTCagaaaatttcctttccttgttttgAAGCCATTATTGAGTTGTGTGTAAAGAGAGCAACTGATTGTTCCTTCTGGATTTTTCAGCAAAGTTAGTTGTCATTTAGTCCTGTAGCTCCTATAATGCTGTGTATTAATTATCATTTACAAGTACAGTGTGCTGTAGTGACCCTGCCTTCACTGTACCAGCACTATTCTAACAGTGTGTCAGCACAGATGTCCTTGCCCTCTCTTGCTTCTCTATCAGCTTAATTACACTGCATCAGCTTCACCCACTCTGATCCTCATGAGATTTTCCTGCTTTCATGCTAGCACTACTTTACCACTGTCTCTGATATCATTATTTAGTTGTATCTCAGGGAGTCTTTAGTTCTTTTTCCTATGTTACAGTGTAATTCAAAGTATGCCATTCTGCTGGTCTGGGGGTTGgaatttttctgctgctggttcataatttttttgctgCCCTTGATGGATTTTCTGTGTATGTCCTTTATTTTGCATCTGTGTATTCGAGCCCTTAGCTTGTGTACCTGCAGTTGgtttcatttcagttttggCTGCTGTAATCTGTAATCTTTTATGTATGTGCAGTTGACTCCCTTAATTACTGTTTAAGTCAACCAAGATTGTGTTTTTCTTACATTAGGAAGTGCTTTATTATTTATCATCTGCATATATAAATAATCTGAACTGAGAACACCCTGaagtacagaaaataaatttatgatACGGCTTTTAGTATTAACATACGAGGTTTTCCTTTGTTAGGACTAGCCTTGATTGTAAAATGGTtgcttgggttttctttttttttttttttctccttgttgaAAGTGGCTTCACATTCACACAcaaactaattttcttttttttttttacaaattcaCCTTCTCTCTGGAAGTTTTAAGTAGCATTTCCAATTGCAGAATAGTCTCAAAGACTAATGATTCATTACTCTTTCCTAACCTGTAGCTCTCTGAGAAAAAACTGCTTATATAAAGTCTTGTATTATGGCCTCATACTATGTGATTACAGTGCATTTACATAAATCTCAGATTACATTTAATAATCTTTGCAgcttctttctttaaatacacTGTTTTAGTTTGGTTATTAGTAAATAACGTTAAAGACATGGCTTTAATACAAAAGGGGTTGTTTATATTTTCTAAAAGTAGAATATTTAACACTGAAATGTAACAGTGTCAAACTAGCAACTTTAACTTGAAAAGGATTGTTATATTGGACAAATATATTATTCAGCTAACCATCATTTCAACAATATCTACATCTTGGAACACTTTTATTAGTTTATCCCTAGaatacttgaattttttttgtccaataaaaccttttaataaaaattttaagttccataatgtattttattgcttcaaattaaattttttgaCCTCTTACTCCTAGTAGGAGATCTCATAATTTGAAGGACTTTTCTTGTGAGAGTTACTTTTTTAAGGCCATAGATAACACAATTTGGGCAGCTTGCTTTGAATATTACTTTGTGTTTTTCCACAGGGATCCAAGgatttttgcctttcttctaTGCCTTTCATTCATCACTTTAGAGAGATGGTGAGGCAGTGGAATGACAGTTTCTGAGGACAGCTGTGAAATATGTTTTATCAGTGAATTGTATATGACAGCCATACAGAGCTGATTTTATTATAGCGAGGACTTTTCTGTAGTTACCCAGGCAGCAATTCCAGGCTGTGTTAGGGTGTATCTTTAATGTGAATCAGCAtagaaagtgtgtgtgtgtaacaaaagcaaacacagtTTGGAGTCAACTTTTATCACCAATGCTCACCAAATTCTCCATGCTTTTTTCTAGGTCATAAATAATGCCTGTGCAACTCAAGCCATAGTAAGTGTGCTGTTAAACTGTGCTCATCAAGACATTCATCTAGGAGAGACCTTGTCAGAATTTAAAGAATTTTCCCAAAGCTTTGATGCTGCAGTGAGTGACCattgttttctgcattttgagTGTCACAGTGTTACAGCTGTGGTGGTTTACAGGTGTTCTGTTACTTCCTTTCAGATGAAAGGTTTGGCACTGAGCAACTCAGAAGTGATTCGGCAAGTTCACAACAGTTTTGCCAGGTAACATATGTTTTAAATCTGGCTAAAATTTGAGCAAATCCTTTTTAATCTCAgaggttttaaaattttctttgcagACAACAGATGTTTGAGTTTGATGCAAAGTCTTCAGCAAAGGAAGAAGATGCCTTTCACTTTGTAAGCTATGTTCCTGTTAATGGGAGGCTATATGAGCTAGATGGCTTAAGGGAAGGACCAATTGATTTAGgtaacattttacatttttgctGAGCATCCTTTATTTTAACAATGGCTTTATGCAACAAATTGGTCATGTGTTAGAGGCtcaaaggaaattatttattaaaacaaagaatattttgaaatttttctgaATATGCTGTAGGCTTGTACTTCCTTGCAGTCATTTATATTGTTTTAGTTTTGTTGGTCTGAAAAGACAATTTTCTCCCTGCTTCCTCCATGTCTCTGATgctctcttttcttcatttagTAATCAAGTGATCAGGTCACACAATCCCTTCCAAAACCTTGATAGTTTTGTTGCAAAACCAAAGTTTACATAAAGGGAGACTATATACAGCTGACTccagacactttttttttctgttatgtgGCTTGAATTTACACACTGCCCTCTTTCTTCTTAGATAGCAAGTGTTTTCCTAatggtttaaaagaaaatagcttTGTCCTCTGTAAGACAGGCTTCTGTTTGTCTTTCTTAATCTTTAATCTTTCTTGAGATATGTGTGCCCTGTTGAGTCTTGAAAAGCTCTGCACTGCCTATCATTGTCAACAACAACATGTTCCACACTCCATTCCCAGAGTGTTTTCCCAGAGTTGTTGACAATTTTATTTATGCTGAGGCTGAGCAATGGCTTACTGCTAATCTTGTCTTTAGCCTGTCTAGAGATACTGGACAGTCTTCAGACTTAACAGTAACATCATTTGTGTGGTAACAAGATCATGAGTCTCTAAATTTACTTTAAGGTCTTGAAATTGCAAGAGAGACATTTTCAACTTAGGAAATCACCTGTGGATAGCCTGTCATATATCTTGAAATCAAGTTTTCTATTATATATCCTTTTatggtttttctttctgtctgacTTTTTAACATTATATTGCATCTACATAGAGAAAATCAAGACTTAATATTAAGCAGCTGTAACTGTCCattgtgttttcctttgctgtctACTTCAATGTTGTCATACCAACTAATTTCCCTTGTGTCATAAATACCTTCCCCTACCCCATTATTTCGTGttatcagaaaaacaaacattagGTCGTTATGCCCTTAAAATGTAGCTTTGTTCCATTGCTTTGGTCACTGCATTAGCTAACTAttgttattaataaaatatcttCCACCTCCTGAAAAATCACCTGAATAATTTCAGATTGCAGTAGCTAAGGAAAAACCTGTTATATACTCTGAAGTTGCTGCATAAGCCTGAATTATATGAGTtgactttgaaataaattttgctGTGATACtgaattttttcctgtgtttttcccAGGTGCATGCCATCAGGATGATTGGATAAGTGCAGTGCGGCCCGTCATAGAGAAGCGCATACAAAAGTAAATGGTTGTGATGCCTTTAAAATATAGCACCTTACCTATGCTTAAACATTCCATAGTCTTACCTTCCTTCACTTAAAGGATTTCCACCGAATTTCTAAGCAATGACACTTATGCATCATTTCTTTATGCATATCACTGTGTGACTTGAGAACCTGTTGCCCAACATGAGGCAAATGTGATGATGATAGATAAATCTCAAATACACTGTGCTGCTGCATAATTAATCCAAGTAGGTGTCTGTGTAGTGAAGAGAGATCCTACGAATGCTCTGGAAAAGAAGATTGTTATCTGTTACACAGCTGTGGATCTTTGTGAGTGAAAGCTAAGAGTGTCATGAACATGAATAACATTTGCCTATGCACTTGAAATTATTAGATGGCCATCCTGTCCATACAGCTGGTATTTAGAGATCAGaagttttttttaaggaatggCTTGTCTTAGAAATTTAAGCTAGAAAAACTATGGAACTTTCCTACTTCTTAACTCTGTTTCCAAACTGCAGTCCCAAATTCGTTAGAAATAAGGTTGATTTTATGCCATTTGTAGAAAGCAATTCTAAGTTTTTCCTTGAGGGCttgaggacttttttttttttttttttggtaagcaGAACAGTTGTTTTTGGAGAATTTAACCTCCGAAGGGCCTGATAGTCTAATTGTTGAATGTACTTCTCACACTGTATGGAGAAATCTCCAATATTTTCTAACACGTAATAGTAATGAGAAAGTAAAAACTATTGTGTGAAGCATTTTCTGTAAGATCTGTTGtaatgtttctttattttttggaCAGTTTCAGTATTTGTTTTGTGACCACAGACAGGAATAGTAAATTTTGGGGAGAGAAGGTAATTAGGAGTTACCTATTGGATAGAGTTAATTTGTGgtctgattttattttgtaacaAGATTGGATCTGTAGCACAACTTAATTTAATAGAcccatttaaaattttgttgcCATGAAGTAAAATCAAGGAGGGGGCTTTTGAGTTGTCATGTTGGTAACTAATTTTGAAAGCAGGTTgtctttgttgttttgtttttctgttcctcaTCTAGATACAGTGAAGGTGAGATAAGGTTTAACCTGATGGCTATTGTGTCTGACAGAAAGATGATATATGAGCAGAGGATTGCAGAGCTACAGCAGCAACTGGCACAGGTAGGCCATGGAATTTAAATTGCTAAAGTAGTTCCCTGATAGTTCTGTGTGTTGGCTTTACTTCCCTTCCTTGCTTTCAatggagcagcagcaaaaaaagcaGTGAGTGATTGTTGGAGATCTGTCACCACAGTGTGGATGCACTCAGTGCTGCAGCTGTCAGCTGAGCACTCAGCACAGTGTTGACCATGTCATTTTGACTTTCTTCCTTGAGTCATTTGCTATGGTGCTGGAactggttttatttcccagtgCCTGCTTGTAACTAACTGCAGAAATTCCTGCTATGTTCCTATAATGgtaaacaaaaattaatctttctgtGATAGAAATACCCTTGAGACAAAACTTGCTTttcaaaaaagtaaaatttaaaaatggagtAACATAAtccatttaaatttttgttttatggaAGGAGGAGCCCATGGATACAGATCAAAGTAGTAATATGTTGAGTTCTATACAATCAGAAGTTGCAAAATACCAGATGTTAATTGAAGAAGAGaaccaaaaattaaaaagatataAGGTATGTagtctttgtttttctgattaAATTATTGGAACAGTTGTAAGTTAAAGCCagcttttatatatatatatatatgggaGCTTTGCAATTAATCTGAAGGAACTGGATGGGGACTAGAAGATCATTCAactataaaataattctttaatgctttaaattttttttttagattgaAAATATTAGAAGAAAACATAACTACCTGCCTTTCATCATGGAATTGTTAAAGACTCTAGCAGAGCACCAGCAGTTAATACCATTAGTAGAAAAAGTGAGTATTGCCCatgtcatttatttttatttttttagtttatttttcctaGTTCTTTGGCCAGGGACAGCTCCCTGCAGTCCTGTGGCAGCCGTGGCACAGTGCTGGGAATTAGGTCCCTCCCTTGTCCCTGCTACTGTGCTCGTTTACTGGCTTGGTTTTCCCCTTTCTAAAGTATCTAGCCATTAACATGGATTTACTGCTAAGGTTTGTATTCTTACATTACAGCTAACAGAACTTTAATAAACAAGTGTGTCTGCCACTTTGGCAAGGTTATTAAACTGGTTAAGTTACTTGAATTTTactcagctctgtgctggtgtgCACTTATGCTTGAGTGCCAGAGGCAGGATCCCTGATTTTGTACTCACTGAGAAAGG is part of the Taeniopygia guttata chromosome 8, bTaeGut7.mat, whole genome shotgun sequence genome and harbors:
- the UCHL5 gene encoding ubiquitin carboxyl-terminal hydrolase isozyme L5 isoform X1, which encodes MSGGSSAGEWCLMESDPGVFTELIKGFGCRGAQVEEIWSLEPENFEKLKPVHGLIFLFKWQPGEEPAGSVVQDSRLDTIFFAKQVINNACATQAIVSVLLNCAHQDIHLGETLSEFKEFSQSFDAAMKGLALSNSEVIRQVHNSFARQQMFEFDAKSSAKEEDAFHFVSYVPVNGRLYELDGLREGPIDLGACHQDDWISAVRPVIEKRIQKYSEGEIRFNLMAIVSDRKMIYEQRIAELQQQLAQEEPMDTDQSSNMLSSIQSEVAKYQMLIEEENQKLKRYKIENIRRKHNYLPFIMELLKTLAEHQQLIPLVEKAKEKQNAKKAQEAK
- the UCHL5 gene encoding ubiquitin carboxyl-terminal hydrolase isozyme L5 isoform X2, with protein sequence MKGLALSNSEVIRQVHNSFARQQMFEFDAKSSAKEEDAFHFVSYVPVNGRLYELDGLREGPIDLGACHQDDWISAVRPVIEKRIQKYSEGEIRFNLMAIVSDRKMIYEQRIAELQQQLAQEEPMDTDQSSNMLSSIQSEVAKYQMLIEEENQKLKRYKIENIRRKHNYLPFIMELLKTLAEHQQLIPLVEKAKEKQNAKKAQEAK